The genomic interval ATACTTGATTTTCATTGTTGATTCGTGCTAAAGGGCACAGCCTCACTGAGGCTTTAACTAAACAGAGAGCATCGTTGCGCTTGAGGTTCTCTTAATATTTACGATAAACCAGCCAATTCGACGGAGTATTTAAAGATGGCCAGAGTCTGTGATATCTGCGGTAAAAAACCGCTTGTCGGCAATAACGTTAGTCATGCTCACAATAAAACCAAAAAAGTCTGGCGGCCCAATCTGCAGGAAGTCAGGGCCACGATTGACGGACAGAGCCGCAAGATTAAAGCCTGCACCCGTTGTATCCGCTCCGGCGCGATCACTAAATAATCCAAGCCTTATTTCGACCTCTGCAAAACCGGTACCGGATATCCGGTACCGGTTTTTTTGGGTTTATCCCGGGTTGCCGGCCACCGCGGCAACCGCTAACTGATCCGCACCACCTGATAAACCCCCTTCACGGCCCGCAGCGCCTGCTTGACCTTTTTGAGATGTTCCAGATCCCTGACCTTGACCTCAAAAAGACAAATGGCCTTCTGATCGATACTGGTTTTCAGAGAACCGCTGGCGATATTGGCCTCCTGACTACTGATCGCGGTTCCCAGAGCCACCAGCATGCCCTTGAGGTCCTCACACATGATTCGAATCTTGACTGAATGATAAGAAGCGCGCTCCAGATTCCAGTCAACCTCCATGTAGCGCTCCGAATCACCCTGATGCACATGCCGGCAATTGCGCCGATGAATGGTCAGGCCTCGCCCTCGCGTAATAAAACCAACCACGTCATCACCCGGCAGAGGATTGCAGCATTTGGCAAAACGCACCATCACATCATCGATATCCTTGATGGAGATTCCATCGCGAACGTTTTTCTTGGCGTTCTCCGTCTCTACTTTTTTGCTTTTAGGCTCAGGCTTGTCGCGCAAATCCGGAAAGATCCGATTCGCCACCTGTTTTGCCGAAATCTTACCGCGCCCCACCGCCGCCAGCAGTCCCTCGGCATGCCCCAGAGAGAACTCCGTGGCCACAGCCTGCATTCTGCCGCTCTTTAAAGCCTGATTCAAGGACAACTTGTCGCGGGAGAAGGCTTTTTCACAAAGTTCTCGACCCAGTTCTATACTGCGCCTCTCCTCCTCCTTTTTAACCCATTGTTTAATCTTGGCCCGCGCCTTGCCGGTTTTGGCAAAAGCCAGCCAATCCTTACTGGGATGCTGGCGCTTGGAGG from Pseudomonadota bacterium carries:
- the rpmB gene encoding 50S ribosomal protein L28, encoding MARVCDICGKKPLVGNNVSHAHNKTKKVWRPNLQEVRATIDGQSRKIKACTRCIRSGAITK